AGGATGCCGGCAGCAAAAATGCGCTCAAGTTCCTCGCGCGAGGCGCGGGCCATGCTGGCAAAGGTAATCTCGGACATGGACTCTCCTCCAAAGAAGCTCAGGCGAAGCTGCGGGCGCTCGGCCAGCTCTCCATGACCCGGTCCCGGATGCCGGGCCAGGTTTCCTTTAGAAATCTAGCACAAACCTCGTATTCGGCGCTCTCGCGCTTTTCGAACTCGTGTTTGAGAAGTTTCTCCACCCGGCCGCCGATGGCAGGCAGGCGAACCAGTACGGTGAGCTTGCTGCGGCGGATGGCCCGGCCGGGGGCGGGCTCCTCAATGGAGAATTCGCTGCGATAGACAAAGCGCTTCCCCAGCACCGGCGACTCGATGTCGTACCAGCCCCGGTGGGTTTCCCGGTCGTATTCCATCACCTGGGTGACCTGCGAGGGGTCTTTTCGAAAAATCTTGCCCACGAACTCGGGCACCCGGCTTTTGGCGTGATACTCGCTCACCCGGCGAAAGCGCGTCCCGTCGTCGGTCCACTCCACCACGTCGCGGCGATTGACCTCGTGCACGAGGTCGTTGAGCCGCTCGAGATCCTCGCACGCGAAGGCATATTCGAACTCCGCGCGGTCGATCTCGAATTCGTGGGCGACGCTGATTTCCATGGTTTCTCCGGCAGGGAGCGCAGGATCCCCACCATGCGCCGGCGAAGTTTGTAGACGCAGCGCCCCGATGTCAATTCCGCCTCCGGGCAGCCGGGCTTGTGGGCGCTTCCCGGCGTGCTACACTCGGCGCCGGTTCAGGGATTTCAACCAGCGCCGCGCGCCGACCGGGCGGTGAGGGGCAAGAACTCGCCCGGAAGCGCGCGCAACCATTTAAACAGGGAGCAAACTCATGGAAGCAAACCGCCGCAACTTCCTCAAGATCGTGGGCTCGGGCATCGTCGCCGCGCCCTTTCTGGGGGCCTCGGTCATCAAGGCCAATGCCGCCGATATGGGCAAACCCTACA
This window of the Chrysiogenia bacterium genome carries:
- a CDS encoding DUF2505 family protein, whose product is MEISVAHEFEIDRAEFEYAFACEDLERLNDLVHEVNRRDVVEWTDDGTRFRRVSEYHAKSRVPEFVGKIFRKDPSQVTQVMEYDRETHRGWYDIESPVLGKRFVYRSEFSIEEPAPGRAIRRSKLTVLVRLPAIGGRVEKLLKHEFEKRESAEYEVCARFLKETWPGIRDRVMESWPSARSFA